A portion of the bacterium genome contains these proteins:
- the fliJ gene encoding flagellar export protein FliJ codes for MAKGFKFRLQTVLDLAVRVQDQKAQLLAEAQAKVVTERDRHAALVEAQVRARQDLLDMQAAGPLDLQAMQFGHDHMGRLIDAAHHQLGAIAQAERAAEVVRAELMTAAQKVQVLEKLKASAKAEYQRKIDQAEARFIDELATIRFPRTNALNFPAPPPKMGEGGL; via the coding sequence ATGGCCAAGGGCTTCAAGTTTCGCCTCCAGACCGTCCTGGATCTCGCCGTGCGGGTGCAGGACCAGAAGGCCCAGCTCCTGGCGGAAGCCCAGGCCAAGGTCGTCACCGAGCGCGATCGTCACGCCGCCCTCGTCGAGGCCCAGGTGCGGGCGCGGCAGGACCTGCTCGACATGCAGGCCGCAGGCCCGCTCGACTTGCAGGCCATGCAGTTCGGCCACGACCACATGGGCCGCCTGATCGATGCGGCTCACCACCAGCTGGGGGCGATTGCCCAGGCCGAGCGCGCGGCCGAGGTAGTGCGCGCCGAGCTGATGACCGCCGCTCAGAAGGTTCAGGTCCTGGAGAAGCTCAAGGCGAGCGCCAAGGCTGAGTATCAGCGCAAAATCGACCAGGCGGAGGCCCGTTTCATCGACGAGCTCGCGACGATCCGCTTTCCGCGGACGAATGCCCTCAACTTTCCCGCGCCGCCGCCGAAGATGGGAGAAGGGGGGCTGTAG